The Phycisphaeraceae bacterium genome window below encodes:
- a CDS encoding HIT domain-containing protein — translation MHSNLWAPWRMAYLRDLEARSAPLAPDRGVEKSPANFFASYWAAPAEDERNLVVHRNAHGMILLNRFPYANGHLLVALGDARPTLSQYSADQRREFWALVDLAAATVESLLRPQGMNIGLNVGRAAGAGVPEHVHAHVVPRWAGDTNFMCVIGEVRLIPEDLEATARSFRSAFSRSA, via the coding sequence ATGCACAGCAATCTCTGGGCGCCATGGCGAATGGCGTACCTTCGCGATCTCGAGGCACGCAGTGCGCCGCTGGCGCCAGATCGCGGCGTTGAGAAGTCTCCCGCCAATTTCTTCGCGTCCTACTGGGCGGCACCTGCGGAGGATGAACGCAACCTGGTGGTGCATCGCAACGCCCACGGGATGATTCTTCTCAACCGCTTTCCCTACGCCAACGGTCACCTGCTGGTGGCGCTGGGTGATGCCCGCCCCACGCTTTCGCAGTACAGCGCCGATCAGCGTCGCGAGTTCTGGGCGCTGGTTGACCTCGCGGCCGCCACGGTGGAGAGCCTTCTTCGACCGCAGGGCATGAACATCGGACTGAATGTCGGGCGAGCGGCCGGCGCGGGAGTGCCCGAACATGTGCATGCCCATGTCGTGCCGCGCTGGGCGGGCGACACGAACTTCATGTGCGTCATCGGTGAAGTGCGCTTGATACCAGAAGACCTCGAAGCGACGGCACGGAGTTTTCGCAGCGCGTTCTCCCGATCGGCATGA
- a CDS encoding ABC transporter permease — MAIDPGPRAWPKIAAVAWREFRYTALTKAFIFGAIGVPAFMVVLVMALPMVMKSTTTVVRGTVTIIDPTGEVAPHLERLLAREAAESSEGSRRDDIGGGPLELTLVRESDAANLETLIGSLGDDGSVAVVRVPDGLLEDPSSSKSTWELDLVVQNATPWHVTQRLERMSRSAAVEARLAHLGIDATQMRALMQPPRITSQRVSPQGGLKKEDVFSRLMLPVGFMMLLWICVFTSGQYLLTTTIEEKSSRVMEVLLSAVSPMQLLTGKLLGQAMVSMVMLGMYTGAGVSMLVFLAMADLVQPIQYLWLLLYFAMAYFMVATMMVAVGSAVSDLREAQALITPVMLILMVPLFLWLPISTAPNGGFATAASFIPPAIPFVMILRLASTSEPVPMWQIALSLVAGFASVMVMLWAAARIFRVGILMQGKPPTPRELLRWTLVR, encoded by the coding sequence GTGGCGATTGACCCCGGACCGCGCGCATGGCCGAAGATCGCCGCTGTCGCGTGGCGCGAGTTCCGCTACACGGCGCTGACCAAGGCCTTCATCTTCGGGGCCATTGGAGTTCCCGCCTTCATGGTGGTGTTGGTGATGGCCCTGCCCATGGTCATGAAGAGCACCACGACCGTGGTCCGGGGCACGGTGACGATCATCGATCCAACCGGCGAAGTGGCCCCGCATCTTGAGCGTCTGCTCGCGCGCGAAGCCGCCGAGAGTTCGGAAGGCTCTCGACGCGATGACATTGGTGGCGGGCCGCTCGAGCTCACGCTGGTCAGGGAGAGTGATGCCGCGAATTTGGAGACCCTGATCGGCTCGCTTGGAGACGACGGTTCGGTCGCCGTGGTGCGCGTTCCCGACGGGCTCCTCGAAGATCCGTCGTCGTCGAAGAGCACATGGGAACTCGATCTGGTGGTGCAGAACGCAACGCCGTGGCATGTCACGCAGCGGCTCGAGCGCATGAGTCGAAGCGCTGCTGTCGAGGCGCGCCTCGCGCACCTGGGCATCGATGCCACGCAGATGCGGGCGCTCATGCAGCCGCCGCGCATCACCTCGCAGCGCGTCAGCCCGCAGGGCGGACTCAAGAAGGAAGATGTCTTCTCGCGGCTCATGCTCCCTGTCGGGTTCATGATGCTGCTCTGGATCTGCGTCTTCACCAGCGGGCAGTACCTCCTCACCACGACCATCGAGGAGAAGAGCTCGCGCGTGATGGAGGTTCTGCTCTCCGCCGTCAGCCCGATGCAGCTCCTGACAGGAAAGCTCCTGGGACAGGCGATGGTGAGCATGGTGATGCTGGGCATGTACACCGGCGCCGGCGTATCAATGCTGGTCTTCCTCGCGATGGCCGACCTCGTGCAGCCGATCCAGTACCTCTGGCTCCTGCTCTACTTCGCCATGGCGTACTTCATGGTCGCCACCATGATGGTCGCCGTCGGCAGCGCCGTAAGCGACCTCCGCGAGGCGCAGGCGCTCATCACGCCGGTGATGCTGATCCTGATGGTGCCGCTCTTCCTCTGGCTTCCGATCTCAACTGCGCCCAATGGCGGATTCGCCACCGCCGCGAGCTTCATTCCGCCGGCCATACCATTCGTCATGATCCTGAGGCTTGCTTCGACGAGCGAACCGGTCCCCATGTGGCAGATCGCGCTGAGTCTCGTGGCTGGCTTTGCCAGCGTCATGGTCATGCTCTGGGCGGCCGCGAGGATCTTCCGCGTGGGCATCCTGATGCAGGGCAAGCCGCCCACGCCGCGTGAGCTCCTGCGCTGGACCCTGGTGCGCTGA
- a CDS encoding ATP-binding cassette domain-containing protein yields MTAPAISISGVRKQFRETIAVRDLDLRIDRGTLCGFLGPNGAGKSTTIRMIMSIIHPDSGRVEVLGGSALDAKDRIGYLPEERGVYRKMRVSEFLRYMGRLKGLTRQDADHRAAAWLARLELAEVLPRRCEELSKGMQQKVQFVAAVIHSPELLILDEPFSGLDPVNARLMASVVRDISASGATILFSTHQMSHAEQLCNRVVLINHGLKILDATHDEIAARFDPRTIVLEPLPGAAMNGRMQAIEQDIRRIDGVHDLTWSESGRRAELALAPNADSQAIMSRALALLPLRSIEVARVSLDDVFVQLVGGGPRPSEGGEGGD; encoded by the coding sequence ATGACCGCGCCCGCGATCAGCATCTCCGGAGTCCGCAAGCAGTTCCGCGAGACCATCGCGGTGCGCGACCTTGATCTGCGCATCGATCGCGGCACTCTGTGCGGTTTCCTCGGCCCCAACGGCGCGGGCAAGAGCACGACGATCCGGATGATCATGTCGATCATCCACCCCGATTCCGGCCGCGTGGAGGTGCTGGGTGGTTCGGCGCTCGACGCGAAGGACCGTATCGGCTACCTGCCGGAGGAGCGCGGGGTGTATCGCAAGATGCGGGTCTCCGAGTTCCTCCGTTACATGGGGCGGCTGAAGGGCCTCACCCGTCAGGACGCCGATCATCGTGCGGCGGCGTGGCTCGCGCGCCTTGAACTGGCCGAGGTGCTCCCCCGCCGCTGCGAGGAACTCAGCAAGGGCATGCAGCAGAAGGTGCAGTTCGTGGCCGCGGTCATTCACTCGCCTGAGCTGCTGATCCTCGATGAGCCCTTTTCCGGTCTCGATCCGGTGAATGCGCGACTGATGGCCTCGGTCGTTCGCGACATCAGCGCCTCGGGGGCCACCATCCTCTTCTCCACACACCAGATGTCCCACGCGGAGCAGCTCTGCAATCGAGTGGTGCTCATCAATCACGGGCTGAAGATCCTCGACGCCACGCACGATGAGATTGCCGCGCGTTTCGACCCGAGAACCATCGTGCTCGAACCGCTGCCCGGTGCAGCCATGAACGGCCGAATGCAGGCGATCGAGCAGGACATCCGCCGAATCGACGGCGTTCACGATCTCACATGGAGCGAAAGCGGCCGTCGCGCGGAGCTGGCCCTGGCTCCGAACGCCGACTCGCAGGCGATCATGTCGCGAGCGCTGGCCCTGCTGCCGTTGCGCTCGATCGAGGTGGCTCGTGTCTCGCTCGACGATGTCTTCGTGCAGTTGGTGGGCGGCGGACCCCGACCTTCAGAGGGAGGCGAAGGTGGCGATTGA